One Deinococcus grandis DNA window includes the following coding sequences:
- a CDS encoding YcjF family protein, which produces MLPPLVKQVLDNFNFDVDPDLSREENTEDVIKSAALLAGAISVEPIPFADILLITPVQAKMVLHIGKIYGHDITPERALEIARELGVTVAYGIAARQVMRGLAKLALPVIGGLITAPAVYGWTFALGRLAQNYFERRLQGLPDSRQAQVQVVQEAKRDAKKALPTAQDFSDLASELRKRAEQKK; this is translated from the coding sequence ATGCTGCCCCCGCTCGTCAAACAGGTGCTCGACAACTTCAACTTCGACGTCGACCCCGACCTCAGCCGCGAGGAGAACACCGAGGACGTCATCAAGAGCGCCGCCCTGCTCGCCGGAGCGATCAGCGTCGAACCGATCCCCTTCGCGGACATCCTGCTCATCACGCCCGTCCAGGCCAAGATGGTCCTCCACATCGGCAAGATCTACGGGCACGACATCACCCCCGAACGCGCCCTGGAAATCGCCCGGGAACTCGGCGTGACCGTCGCGTACGGCATCGCCGCGCGGCAGGTCATGCGCGGCCTCGCCAAACTGGCCCTGCCGGTCATCGGCGGTCTGATCACCGCGCCCGCCGTGTACGGCTGGACCTTCGCACTGGGCCGCCTCGCGCAGAACTACTTCGAACGCCGCCTCCAGGGCCTCCCCGACAGCCGACAGGCGCAGGTGCAGGTCGTGCAGGAAGCCAAACGCGACGCCAAGAAGGCCCTGCCCACCGCGCAGGACTTCAGCGACCTCGCCAGCGAACTCAGAAAACGCGCCGAGCAGAAGAAATAA